One Archocentrus centrarchus isolate MPI-CPG fArcCen1 chromosome 10, fArcCen1, whole genome shotgun sequence genomic region harbors:
- the sh2d1ab gene encoding SH2 domain-containing protein 1A, which translates to MENLAVYHGPIGKEEGERRLGQDGRDGCYLVRNSDSVEGVYCLCVLCQGYVYTYRIHKDDAGSWAAETSPGVQKRYFRQIKNLIAAFQKPGQGIAMPLLYPVTAQRRAQTHTEEPSNSLSPTQSSPNPYFQQRKPHGAQGQKNRNKKEVRQAIA; encoded by the exons ATGGAAAACCTGGCTGTCTATCACGGACCCATTGGCAAGGAGGAGGGAGAAAGGCGGCTGGGCCAGGACGGCCGAGATGGGTGCTACCTAGTCCGTAACAGCGACTCTGTGGAGGGTGTCTACTGCCTGTGCGTGCT GTGCCAAGGATACGTCTACACATACAGAATCCACAAGGATGACGCAGGCTCATGGGCAGCAGAA ACCAGTCCTGGTGTGCAGAAACGATATTTCCGGCAAATCAAGAATTTGATAGCAGCTTTCCAGAAGCCTGGACAAGGAATTGCCATGCCTCTGCTCTACCCTGTCACCGCTCAGAGACGggcgcagacacacacagaggagcccAGTAATAGCCTGTCGCCGACACAGAGCAGCCCAAACCCTTACTTCCAGCAGCGGAAGCCACATGGTGCACAGggacagaaaaacaggaacaagaAGGAGGTGCGACAAGCTATTGCTTAG
- the LOC115786962 gene encoding type-2 angiotensin II receptor-like translates to MAIPNDLSLFNSTSPLYSMMELYANASSAPSAPLCSDWPPVPMTTVIPTIYSVICVLGTMANTLAVCVLACASASRRTVANTFMLNLCVSDLLFLLSLPLWAVYYSQGYSWPFGRVACKICGALHNLNLYASIFFITCMSMDRYLAIVHPLRSQSARDPKRARLTCILVWVLACACSAPTLALRDTYHLETLGVEACVILYPNHAWYQTLVWIKILLAFLLPLFVISCCYCAIGRHLLADTGLVRMQNLSHPPNTPSFKLLESQEGYSKPERPPTPCVSPSSSGSRPLAGRGLERVLWTVAAVVLAFFLCWFPFHCVTFLDVLNSEGWLDSCWVNWTIQNLTPLTLCLGFSNSAINPVLYCFIGNHFRGRLGSLCKGVCSCLKARGEEHSQKRGSFSTRLSSFSRKLSDLKDLAIVEPSGSA, encoded by the coding sequence ATGGCAATTCCAAATGACCTCTCCCTTTTCAACTCCACCTCACCCCTCTATTCAATGATGGAGCTTTATGCGAATGCCTCCTCGGCTCCCTCTGCTCCCCTCTGCTCAGACTGGCCCCCTGTACCCATGACTACAGTCATCCCCACCATCTACAGTGTGATCTGTGTGCTGGGAACCATGGCCAACACCTTGGCAGTGTGTGTTCTGGCCTGTGCCAGTGCCTCGAGGAGAACAGTAGCTAACACCTTCATGCTGAACCTGTGCGTGTCTGATCTGCTGTTCCTGTTGTCTCTCCCACTGTGGGCTGTCTACTACTCCCAGGGTTACAGCTGGCCCTTCGGCAGAGTGGCCTGCAAAATCTGTGGTGCGCTGCACAACCTCAACCTCTACGCGTCTATCTTCTTCATCACGTGCATGAGCATGGACCGCTACCTGGCCATCGTGCACCCACTTCGCTCCCAGAGTGCACGAGACCCCAAACGTGCCCGGCTCACATGCATCCTTGTGTGGGTTCTGGCATGTGCTTGCTCAGCCCCGACCTTAGCTCTGAGGGATACCTATCACCTTGAGACGCTTGGTGTGGAGGCCTGTGTGATTTTATATCCTAATCATGCCTGGTATCAGACCCTGGTCTGGATAAAGATTCTTCTGGCCTTTCTGCTGCCCCTCTTTGTCATCTCCTGTTGCTACTGTGCTATTGGTAGACATTTACTGGCTGACACAGGGCTTGTAAGAATGCAGAATCTGTCTCACCCCCCAAACACGCCATCTTTTAAATTACTGGAGTCCCAGGAGGGCTACAGTAAACCAGAGAGACCCCCCACCCCTTGTGTGAGTCCCAGCTCAAGTGGGAGCAGACCACTGGCGGGCAGAGGGCTTGAAAGGGTATTGTGGACAGTAGCTGCGGTGGTTCTGGCATTTTTCCTCTGCTGGTTTCCTTTCCACTGTGTGACCTTTTTGGACGTGCTAAACAGTGAAGGCTGGTTGGACAGCTGCTGGGTAAACTGGACCATCCAAAACCTCACTCCTCTCACTCTCTGCCTGGGTTTCTCCAACTCAGCCATCAACCCCGTTCTCTACTGCTTCATCGGGAACCATTTCCGTGGCCGTCTCGGAAGCCTCTGTAAGGGTGTGTGTTCTTGTTTGAAGGCCCGAGGGGAAGAACACAGCCAGAAGAGGGGCTCCTTCAGCACCAGGCTGAGCTCCTTCTCTCGAAAACTCAGTGACCTCAAAGACTTGGCAATTGTGGAGCCCTCTGGCTCTGCGTAG